A window of the Oryza brachyantha chromosome 5, ObraRS2, whole genome shotgun sequence genome harbors these coding sequences:
- the LOC102709079 gene encoding uncharacterized protein LOC102709079 isoform X1, with product MWALNLKAGGPCVTPTRRPAPPPSWGRPLPSAGEAGPCSVAAAGRRRGTALVAVGASRRGSKDGPGGGAGDGGDDEAKGKASPSGESNDDAASTGDSSDGLNQMHDESKSSEPVNISNSNYWRDVRANLVRREQELLVDPIAPTESKTSPGEPAQQLPQKWAHPITMPEAGCVLVATEVLDDDSIFERTVILLLRLGTRGTFDGPFGVILNRPLYTKIKHVNPSFQDQATPFGDSTLFFGGPVDMSMFLVRAADNSRLKGFEEVIPGIRFGFRTDLEKAAVLMKSGAIRSQDLRFFVGHAAWDYEQLLSEIRAGYWAVASCSTELISDALTGDPSCLWTEILQLMGGHYSELSQKPKQDDQ from the exons ATGTGGGCCCTCAACCTCAAGGCCGGGGGCCCCTGCGTCACGCCGACGAggcgccccgccccgccgccgtcctggggccgccctctcccctctGCCGGCGAGGCCGGCCCGTGctccgtggcggcggcggggcggaggcgcggcACCGCGCTGGTGGCGGTGGGCGCGTCGCGGAGGGGGAGCAAGGacggccccggcggcggcgccggcgacggcggggacgACGAGGCCAAGGGCAAGGCCTCGCCTTCCGGTGAGA GCAATGATGATGCGGCCTCCACGGGTGACAGCTCTGATGGATTGAACCAAATGCATGATGAATCCAAATCCAGCGAGCCGGTTAATATTTCTAACAGCAATTACTGGAGAGATGTCAGAGCAAACCTTGTACGCAGGGAACAG GAGCTCTTGGTAGATCCAATTGCACCAACGGAGTCAAAGACATCCCCGGGTGAACCAGCACAGCAACTTCCTCAGAAATGGGCTCACCCTATTACAATGCCAGAGGCAGGGTGTGTGTTGGTTGCTACCGAGGTTCTTGATGATGATAGCATCTTCGAAAGAACTGTCATTCTCCTCCTTAGACTAGGTACCAGAGGCACGTTTGATGGTCCGTTTGGAGTAATCCTGAACCGTCCGCTCTACACAAAGATCAAGCATGTCAATCCATCATTCCAGGACCAGGCAACTCCGTTTGGTGACTCAACCCTCTTCTTTGGAGGCCCTGTCGACATGAGCATGTTCTTGGTGAGGGCTGCCGACAACTCACGTCTCAAGGGGTTCGAGGAGGTTATACCAGGCATTCGCTTCGGCTTCCGGACCGACCTAGAAAAGGCTGCTGTTCTGATGAAGAGTGGAGCAATTAGGAGCCAGGACCTGAGGTTTTTCGTCGGGCATGCAGCCTGGGACTATGAACAACTGCTAAGTGAGATCAGGGCAGGATATTGGGCTGTAGCTTCCTGCAGCACAGAGCTGATCAGTGACGCCCTGACAGGCGATCCTTCATGCCTCTGGACCGAGATATTGCAACTGATGGGAGGGCATTACTCGGAGCTCAGCCAGAAACCGAAGCAAGACGACCAGTAG
- the LOC102709079 gene encoding uncharacterized protein LOC102709079 isoform X2, translating to MWALNLKAGGPCVTPTRRPAPPPSWGRPLPSAGEAGPCSVAAAGRRRGTALVAVGASRRGSKDGPGGGAGDGGDDEAKGKASPSGNDDAASTGDSSDGLNQMHDESKSSEPVNISNSNYWRDVRANLVRREQELLVDPIAPTESKTSPGEPAQQLPQKWAHPITMPEAGCVLVATEVLDDDSIFERTVILLLRLGTRGTFDGPFGVILNRPLYTKIKHVNPSFQDQATPFGDSTLFFGGPVDMSMFLVRAADNSRLKGFEEVIPGIRFGFRTDLEKAAVLMKSGAIRSQDLRFFVGHAAWDYEQLLSEIRAGYWAVASCSTELISDALTGDPSCLWTEILQLMGGHYSELSQKPKQDDQ from the exons ATGTGGGCCCTCAACCTCAAGGCCGGGGGCCCCTGCGTCACGCCGACGAggcgccccgccccgccgccgtcctggggccgccctctcccctctGCCGGCGAGGCCGGCCCGTGctccgtggcggcggcggggcggaggcgcggcACCGCGCTGGTGGCGGTGGGCGCGTCGCGGAGGGGGAGCAAGGacggccccggcggcggcgccggcgacggcggggacgACGAGGCCAAGGGCAAGGCCTCGCCTTCCG GCAATGATGATGCGGCCTCCACGGGTGACAGCTCTGATGGATTGAACCAAATGCATGATGAATCCAAATCCAGCGAGCCGGTTAATATTTCTAACAGCAATTACTGGAGAGATGTCAGAGCAAACCTTGTACGCAGGGAACAG GAGCTCTTGGTAGATCCAATTGCACCAACGGAGTCAAAGACATCCCCGGGTGAACCAGCACAGCAACTTCCTCAGAAATGGGCTCACCCTATTACAATGCCAGAGGCAGGGTGTGTGTTGGTTGCTACCGAGGTTCTTGATGATGATAGCATCTTCGAAAGAACTGTCATTCTCCTCCTTAGACTAGGTACCAGAGGCACGTTTGATGGTCCGTTTGGAGTAATCCTGAACCGTCCGCTCTACACAAAGATCAAGCATGTCAATCCATCATTCCAGGACCAGGCAACTCCGTTTGGTGACTCAACCCTCTTCTTTGGAGGCCCTGTCGACATGAGCATGTTCTTGGTGAGGGCTGCCGACAACTCACGTCTCAAGGGGTTCGAGGAGGTTATACCAGGCATTCGCTTCGGCTTCCGGACCGACCTAGAAAAGGCTGCTGTTCTGATGAAGAGTGGAGCAATTAGGAGCCAGGACCTGAGGTTTTTCGTCGGGCATGCAGCCTGGGACTATGAACAACTGCTAAGTGAGATCAGGGCAGGATATTGGGCTGTAGCTTCCTGCAGCACAGAGCTGATCAGTGACGCCCTGACAGGCGATCCTTCATGCCTCTGGACCGAGATATTGCAACTGATGGGAGGGCATTACTCGGAGCTCAGCCAGAAACCGAAGCAAGACGACCAGTAG
- the LOC107304193 gene encoding ethylene-responsive transcription factor RAP2-1-like yields MGGVAASGAEPRRYRGVRRRRWGKWVSEIRVPGTRERLWLGSYAAPEAAAVAHDAAVCLLRRGGGGRRAAAGLNFPSRALAYGGARARGEGALSPSSVQRVASDAGMAADAQIVDLRRRRDHPTAPVPAPCQPADAGAAVYSSSSSSSGSGAVAVAVAGDGARRQGTRGEATDTDWCSHVEDGSRSWSCGSEQQLIVYGDLSVDDMEILM; encoded by the coding sequence ATgggcggggtggcggcgagcggggCGGAGCCGCGGCGGTACAggggcgtgcggcggcggcggtgggggaaGTGGGTGTCGGAGATCCGGGTGCCCGGGACGCGGGAGCGGCTGTGGCTCGGCTCCTACGCCGCGCCcgaggcggccgccgtcgcgcacgacgccgccgtctgcctcctccggcgcggcggcggcggccgccgcgccgccgccgggctcaACTTCCCGAGCCGAGCGCTCGCCTacggcggcgcccgcgcccgtgGGGAAGGTGCCCTGTCGCCGAGCTCCGTGCAGCGCGTCGCGTCCGACGCCGGCATGGCCGCCGACGCCCAGATCGTGGAcctgcgacgccgccgcgaccACCCGACCGCGCCCGTGCCAGCGCCGTGCCAGCCCGCTGACGCTGGCGCCGCCGtctactcctcctcctcctcctcctccggcagcggcgccgtagccgtcgccgtggcggGAGACGGTGCAAGAAGGCAAGGGACACGTGGCGAGGCCACTGATACGGATTGGTGCAGCCATGTGGAGGATGGGAGCAGAAGCTGGAGCTGTGGGAGTGAGCAGCAGCTCATTGTTTATGGTGACTTAAGTGTGGATGACATGGAGATTCTGATGTAA